In bacterium YEK0313, one genomic interval encodes:
- a CDS encoding Antibiotic biosynthesis monooxygenase, whose translation MIAVIFEVSPAEGRKGDYMALAARLRDDLMAMDGFISVERFQSLTDPDKLLSLSFWRDEAAVAAWRNQIRHRATQAAGRGGIFRDYRLRVASVLRDYGMNDRREEAPEDSRAAHEAGFSPAP comes from the coding sequence ATGATCGCGGTCATTTTCGAGGTCTCGCCGGCCGAAGGCCGCAAGGGCGACTATATGGCGCTGGCAGCCAGGCTGCGCGACGATCTCATGGCCATGGACGGCTTCATTTCGGTCGAGCGCTTCCAGAGCCTGACCGACCCGGACAAGCTCCTGTCGCTGTCGTTCTGGCGCGACGAGGCGGCGGTGGCCGCCTGGCGCAACCAGATCCGTCATCGCGCGACGCAGGCGGCCGGCCGCGGCGGCATCTTCCGCGACTATCGCCTGAGGGTCGCATCGGTGCTGCGCGACTACGGCATGAACGATCGCCGCGAGGAGGCGCCGGAGGACAGCCGCGCGGCCCACGAAGCCGGCTTCAGCCCGGCGCCGTGA
- the gsiB_3 gene encoding Glutathione-binding protein GsiB precursor, with amino-acid sequence MDRRTLLKSAAASLLAAPALAQDQRAMTLRFVPQANLTSLDPIWTTATVTNNHGYYVYDTLFGQDAKLKPQPQMAESYEVSADGRKWRIRLREGLKFHDGSPVRAVDCAASLKRWCQRDIFGQTLAKVTEDFVGVDDRTLEIRLTRAFPLLLDALGKADNPPFVMPERLAVTDGNKQITEVVGSGPYRFLPSEYNSGSRAVYEKFDGYVPRQEPPSRNAGGKVAHFPRVEWLIIPDAATAANALMRGEIDWWERPLSDLQPMLARNRDIVREVIDLAGRTAVMRLNHLQPPFDNIRVRQAVRMAVNQEEYMRASQGDDTSSWKVCRSLWGFGTPYYAGEQEDLMPQSIEKATAALKASGYAGEKVVIINPTDFPDIGPLGQVTADVLRKIGMNIDLAESDWGTVIQRRNNRETVDKGGWSIFHTLGPTDGWGSPATSNLVRGPGLSGWFGWWTNPRSEQLVDEWLFAPDEAGQKKAATELARLALEEVATVPLGQFTIKTAYRKSLTGMLTGSAPYPWSLRRV; translated from the coding sequence ATGGACCGTCGTACGCTTCTCAAAAGTGCTGCCGCTTCCCTGCTCGCTGCGCCGGCGCTTGCCCAGGACCAGCGCGCCATGACCTTGCGCTTCGTGCCGCAGGCCAATCTCACCTCGCTCGACCCGATCTGGACGACGGCGACGGTGACCAACAATCACGGCTACTACGTCTACGACACGCTGTTCGGCCAGGATGCCAAGCTCAAGCCGCAGCCGCAGATGGCCGAGAGCTACGAGGTCAGCGCCGATGGCCGGAAATGGCGCATCCGCCTGCGCGAGGGGCTGAAGTTCCACGACGGCAGCCCGGTGCGCGCGGTCGATTGCGCGGCGAGCCTGAAGCGCTGGTGCCAGCGCGACATTTTCGGCCAGACGCTGGCCAAGGTCACCGAGGACTTCGTCGGCGTCGACGACCGGACGCTGGAGATCCGCCTGACCCGTGCCTTCCCGCTGCTGCTCGACGCGCTCGGCAAGGCCGACAATCCGCCCTTCGTCATGCCGGAGAGGCTCGCCGTCACCGACGGCAACAAGCAGATCACCGAAGTGGTCGGCTCCGGCCCCTACCGCTTCCTGCCGTCCGAATACAATTCCGGCAGCCGCGCGGTCTACGAGAAGTTCGACGGCTATGTGCCGCGCCAGGAGCCGCCGAGCCGCAATGCCGGCGGCAAGGTCGCCCATTTCCCGCGCGTCGAATGGCTCATCATTCCGGATGCCGCGACCGCCGCCAACGCGCTGATGCGCGGCGAGATCGACTGGTGGGAACGGCCGCTGTCGGATCTGCAGCCCATGCTGGCGCGCAACCGCGACATCGTCCGCGAGGTCATCGACCTGGCCGGGCGCACCGCCGTCATGCGGCTCAACCACCTGCAGCCGCCCTTCGACAATATCCGCGTGCGCCAGGCGGTGCGGATGGCAGTGAACCAGGAAGAATACATGCGGGCGAGCCAGGGCGACGATACCTCGTCCTGGAAGGTCTGCCGCAGCCTCTGGGGTTTCGGCACGCCCTATTATGCCGGCGAGCAGGAAGACCTGATGCCGCAGAGCATCGAGAAAGCCACCGCCGCGCTGAAGGCTTCGGGCTATGCCGGCGAGAAGGTGGTGATCATCAATCCGACCGATTTCCCCGACATCGGCCCGCTTGGCCAGGTGACCGCCGACGTGCTGCGCAAGATCGGCATGAACATCGACCTGGCCGAAAGCGACTGGGGCACCGTGATCCAGCGGCGCAACAACCGCGAAACGGTCGACAAGGGCGGCTGGAGCATCTTCCACACGCTGGGCCCGACCGACGGCTGGGGCAGCCCGGCAACCTCCAACCTGGTGCGTGGCCCGGGGCTGAGCGGCTGGTTCGGCTGGTGGACCAATCCACGCTCCGAACAGCTCGTCGACGAATGGCTCTTCGCCCCCGACGAGGCCGGGCAGAAGAAGGCGGCGACCGAGCTTGCACGCCTGGCGCTCGAGGAGGTGGCGACCGTGCCGCTCGGCCAGTTCACCATCAAGACGGCCTATCGCAAGAGCCTGACCGGCATGCTCACCGGATCGGCGCCCTATCCCTGGTCGCTGCGGCGGGTGTGA
- the bla_1 gene encoding Beta-lactamase FAR-1 precursor, with product MPSSPITAPRAGAPGLTVAEICEAAIVVSDNTAGNLLIEICGGPARLTRFIRTLGDSVTRLDRKLPELIVVAPDDPRDTTSPAAMGQNIHRLLLGDVLRPTSRAQLTAWLVACRTGEARIRAGLPHGWRVGDKTGAGLAGETSDVGIIWPPGRPPVILSIYYVKKDASGEARSAVIAEAAGLVAASV from the coding sequence GTGCCGTCCTCGCCGATCACCGCGCCGCGCGCCGGCGCGCCGGGGCTGACGGTTGCCGAAATCTGCGAGGCGGCCATCGTGGTCAGCGACAATACCGCGGGCAATCTCCTCATCGAGATCTGCGGCGGCCCGGCCCGGCTCACCCGCTTCATCCGAACGCTCGGCGATTCCGTCACGCGCCTCGACCGCAAGCTCCCGGAGCTGATCGTGGTCGCGCCCGACGATCCCAGGGACACCACCTCGCCGGCCGCCATGGGGCAGAACATCCACCGCCTGCTGCTGGGCGACGTGCTGAGGCCGACTTCGCGCGCCCAGCTCACCGCCTGGCTCGTGGCATGCCGGACCGGCGAGGCGCGCATCCGGGCGGGACTGCCGCACGGCTGGCGCGTCGGCGACAAGACTGGCGCCGGGCTCGCCGGCGAGACCAGCGATGTCGGCATCATCTGGCCGCCTGGCCGCCCGCCGGTGATCCTGTCGATCTACTACGTCAAGAAGGACGCGTCGGGCGAGGCGCGGAGCGCCGTCATCGCCGAAGCGGCGGGCCTGGTCGCTGCCAGCGTCTGA
- the bla_2 gene encoding Beta-lactamase Toho-1 precursor, giving the protein MSHPVTRRLAIAGPLLAAPFVLVCPILAALGAGLGDRLRALETRRGGRLGAAIIDTASGASAGHRADERFAMCSTVKFLAAAHALARVERGEDRLDRRIVVRPGDVVSHSPIAARRLGGPGMTLAELCEAAITVSDSTAGNLLVGAAGGPAGLTGYCRALGDTVTRVDHLAPFAASGPNDANDTTSPRAMAENVRRLLLGEALRPASRAQLTAWLVANRTGDERIRAGLPHGWRVGDKTGSGRGGECNDIAIAWPPGRAPLILSFYYVKAGASAAVRNAVIAEATRLVVADL; this is encoded by the coding sequence ATGTCCCATCCCGTCACGCGCCGCCTTGCGATCGCCGGCCCGCTGCTGGCTGCGCCTTTCGTTCTCGTCTGCCCGATCCTCGCAGCGCTCGGAGCAGGGCTCGGCGACCGCCTGAGGGCGCTGGAAACGCGCCGCGGCGGTCGCCTCGGCGCCGCGATCATCGATACGGCCAGCGGCGCGAGCGCCGGCCACCGGGCCGACGAGCGCTTTGCCATGTGCAGTACCGTGAAGTTCCTTGCGGCGGCGCATGCGCTGGCCCGGGTCGAGCGCGGCGAGGACCGGCTCGACCGGCGCATCGTCGTCCGCCCCGGCGACGTCGTGTCCCATTCGCCGATCGCCGCACGGCGTCTCGGGGGCCCGGGCATGACGCTGGCCGAGCTTTGCGAGGCGGCGATCACCGTCAGCGACAGCACCGCCGGCAACCTGCTGGTCGGCGCCGCGGGCGGCCCGGCCGGCCTTACCGGCTATTGCCGGGCGCTGGGCGACACCGTGACGCGTGTCGACCACCTCGCGCCTTTCGCGGCTTCCGGCCCGAATGATGCCAACGACACCACCTCGCCGCGCGCCATGGCGGAGAATGTCAGGCGGCTGCTCCTTGGCGAAGCGCTGCGGCCGGCTTCGCGCGCCCAGCTCACCGCCTGGCTGGTGGCGAACCGCACCGGCGACGAGCGCATCCGCGCCGGCCTGCCGCACGGCTGGCGGGTCGGCGACAAGACCGGCTCGGGCCGCGGCGGCGAATGCAACGACATCGCCATCGCCTGGCCGCCGGGTCGTGCGCCGCTCATCCTGTCGTTCTATTATGTCAAGGCCGGCGCCAGCGCCGCGGTGCGCAATGCGGTGATCGCCGAGGCGACGCGGCTCGTGGTGGCGGATCTTTGA